A genomic segment from Janthinobacterium sp. 64 encodes:
- a CDS encoding methyl-accepting chemotaxis protein, which translates to MFKNLLIKWKLATLVAVMMAALLVVGICGYTGIATVGNAVNEIGVVRLPSIQGLMMMNEGQTAVAAATLTAAIYENNYQAQDKFAEALQLRTKAWSNIEAGRKLYEPLPQTPEEVVLWKRFLGEWAGWKGDDDKVRAILRQLADNRDESRQKELFVAFYKQYQDSRALFGKAEGTLNEIIKLNNGVADASIKDGSAAVTRSESLMVILGLLASALGIGCAAYITRAITQPINSAVKVAQTVASGDLTSQIEVHTTEETGQLLQALKDMNSSLVNIVGQVRSGTETIATASSEIASGNLDLSSRTEEQASSLEETASSMEELTSTVRQNADNAQQANQLARSASGVAVKGGEVVGKVVETMDAINDSSRKIVDIISVIDGIAFQTNILALNAAVEAARAGEQGRGFAVVATEVRNLAQRSAAAAKEIKTLIGDSVEAVDAGSKLVAEAGSTMAEIVSSVQRVTDIMAEISLATQEQSSGIDQINQAIGQMDQVTQQNAALVEEAAAAAESLQEQSGQLAGVVSVFKLAGAQAPATQTKAAAPRRAVASAAPKHPAPRPAAGRPALHAVPSSRQSAPRDDEWEVF; encoded by the coding sequence ATGTTTAAGAATTTACTGATCAAATGGAAATTGGCGACCCTCGTCGCCGTGATGATGGCGGCCCTGCTGGTAGTCGGCATCTGCGGTTACACGGGCATCGCCACCGTGGGCAACGCCGTCAACGAGATCGGCGTGGTGCGCCTGCCGTCGATCCAGGGCTTGATGATGATGAACGAGGGCCAGACGGCCGTCGCCGCCGCCACCCTGACGGCCGCCATCTATGAAAACAATTACCAGGCGCAAGACAAGTTCGCGGAAGCGCTGCAGCTGCGCACCAAGGCCTGGAGCAATATCGAGGCGGGCCGCAAGCTGTACGAGCCGCTGCCGCAAACGCCCGAGGAAGTCGTGCTGTGGAAGCGCTTCCTGGGGGAATGGGCCGGCTGGAAGGGCGATGACGACAAGGTGCGCGCCATCCTGCGCCAGCTGGCCGACAACCGCGACGAGTCGCGCCAGAAAGAGCTGTTCGTGGCCTTCTACAAACAGTACCAGGACTCGCGCGCGCTGTTCGGCAAGGCCGAAGGCACGCTCAACGAGATCATCAAGCTCAATAACGGCGTGGCCGACGCCAGCATCAAGGACGGCAGCGCGGCCGTGACCCGCTCGGAAAGCCTGATGGTCATCCTCGGCTTGCTGGCCTCCGCGCTGGGCATCGGCTGCGCCGCCTACATCACGCGCGCCATCACCCAGCCGATCAATTCGGCCGTGAAAGTGGCGCAAACGGTGGCTTCGGGCGACCTGACCAGCCAGATCGAGGTGCACACGACGGAAGAAACGGGCCAGCTGCTGCAGGCGCTGAAAGACATGAATTCCAGCCTGGTCAACATCGTCGGCCAGGTGCGCAGCGGCACGGAAACGATCGCCACGGCGTCGTCGGAAATTGCCAGCGGCAACCTGGACCTGTCCTCGCGCACGGAAGAGCAGGCCAGTTCGCTGGAAGAGACGGCATCGTCGATGGAAGAACTGACGTCCACCGTGCGGCAGAACGCCGACAATGCCCAGCAGGCCAACCAGCTGGCGCGCAGTGCTTCCGGCGTCGCCGTCAAGGGCGGTGAGGTGGTGGGCAAGGTGGTCGAGACCATGGACGCCATCAACGACTCGTCGCGCAAGATCGTCGACATCATTTCCGTCATCGACGGCATCGCCTTCCAGACGAATATCCTGGCCCTGAATGCAGCCGTCGAAGCGGCGCGCGCGGGCGAGCAGGGACGCGGCTTTGCCGTGGTGGCCACCGAGGTGCGCAACCTGGCGCAACGCTCGGCGGCGGCGGCCAAGGAAATCAAGACCCTGATCGGCGACTCCGTGGAAGCCGTGGACGCAGGCAGCAAGCTGGTGGCCGAGGCGGGCAGTACGATGGCCGAAATCGTCTCCAGCGTGCAGCGCGTGACGGACATCATGGCGGAAATCAGCCTGGCCACGCAGGAGCAAAGCTCGGGCATCGACCAGATCAACCAGGCCATCGGCCAGATGGATCAGGTGACGCAGCAAAATGCGGCCCTGGTGGAAGAGGCGGCCGCCGCGGCCGAATCGCTGCAGGAGCAATCGGGCCAGCTGGCCGGGGTGGTCAGCGTCTTCAAGCTCGCTGGCGCACAGGCGCCTGCCACGCAGACCAAAGCGGCCGCGCCGCGCCGCGCGG
- a CDS encoding 5'-nucleotidase: MAYPIEHKLVIGVASSALFDLAESHQVYLDNGPEEYRKYQETHIDTVLPRGVAFPFIRRFLNINKHYPRQSPVEVVLFSRNSPETGLRVMHSIAHYGLDISRAAFMTGKSPYPYLPAFNASLFLSANEGDVRSALACNYPAGLVLPSRTEDDENDEELRVAFDFDGVIADDEAETVFKRNNDVDEFHAHETLNVGTPHRPGPLAGLFQKLATMQRLEERAQRRDPGYKKILRIAIITARNAPSHERVVTTLKSWGVAADETFFLGGMDKSRVLAVFKPHIFFDDQLSHLKSAGGTIPMVHVPFGIANIRAGDGL; this comes from the coding sequence ATGGCATATCCTATCGAACACAAACTGGTGATCGGGGTCGCTTCCAGCGCCCTGTTCGACCTGGCTGAATCGCACCAGGTCTACCTCGACAACGGCCCCGAAGAATACCGCAAGTACCAGGAAACGCATATCGACACGGTCTTGCCGCGCGGCGTGGCCTTTCCCTTCATCCGCCGCTTCCTGAACATCAACAAACATTATCCGCGCCAGTCGCCCGTGGAAGTGGTGCTGTTTTCGCGCAATTCGCCGGAGACAGGCTTGCGCGTGATGCACTCGATCGCCCACTACGGCCTCGATATTTCGCGCGCCGCCTTCATGACGGGTAAGTCGCCCTACCCTTACCTGCCCGCCTTCAACGCCTCGCTCTTCCTCAGCGCGAATGAAGGCGACGTGCGCAGCGCGCTGGCCTGCAACTATCCGGCCGGCCTGGTGCTGCCGTCGCGCACGGAAGACGACGAGAACGACGAAGAACTGCGCGTGGCCTTCGATTTCGACGGCGTGATCGCCGACGACGAAGCGGAAACCGTGTTCAAGCGCAACAACGACGTCGATGAATTCCACGCGCATGAAACCCTGAACGTGGGCACGCCGCACCGCCCGGGACCGCTGGCCGGCCTGTTCCAGAAGCTGGCCACCATGCAGCGTCTGGAGGAAAGAGCCCAGCGGCGCGACCCCGGCTATAAAAAGATCCTGCGCATCGCCATCATCACGGCGCGCAATGCGCCTTCGCACGAGCGAGTCGTGACGACCCTGAAAAGCTGGGGCGTGGCGGCCGACGAGACGTTTTTCCTGGGTGGCATGGACAAGTCGCGCGTGCTGGCCGTGTTCAAGCCACATATCTTCTTCGACGACCAGCTGAGCCACCTCAAATCGGCGGGCGGGACCATCCCCATGGTGCACGTCCCCTTCGGCATTGCCAATATCCGTGCGGGCGATGGTCTATAA
- the mfd gene encoding transcription-repair coupling factor, with protein MSLDLTKALPKPGNRYALPALYGSSDAYALALAALELKARGQMLAVVVAQASDGQRLLDEIPWFGGKELRCHLLPDWETLPYDAFSPHQDLVSERLATLHEIQTRQCDVLIVPATTALVRLAPPSFLAAYTFFFKKGEKLDEARLKSQLTLAGYSHVSQVMSPGEYSVRGGLLDLFPMGSALPYRLDLFGDTIETIRTFDADTQRSLYPVHEVRLLPGREFPMDEAARTTFRNRWREQFEGDPSRSVVYKDISSGIASAGIEYYLPLFFEQTATLFDYLPPDASLALVGEIDAAIGRFWTDTQSRYRFLKADRERPILPPESLFLSDEQFFGLAKPYARLAIAKSNDALASELSAPVPNIAVNRRADDPLANLRSYLLQSGRRVMICAESNGRRETLQQYFTEYDLQLAPVEGSDGFLQSSAKLMLGVAPLHAGFELFTPDGNLAFITETELYAGSGRRVGSKKQEGVTQVESMVRDLSELKIGDPVVHINHGIGRYMGLTSMDLGVGETEFLHLEYAKDTKLYVPVSQLHVISRYSGASPEDAPLHSLGSGQWEKAKKRAAEQVRDTAAELLNLYARRALRQGHSFEFSSHDYQRFADSFGFDETPDQAEAIHNVIKDMTSGKPMDRLVCGDVGFGKTEVALRAAFIAVMGGKQVAILAPTTLLAEQHAQTFADRFADWPVRIAELSRFRSGKEITQAFKGMADGTIDIVIGTHKLLSDDVKFTRLGLVIIDEEHRFGVRQKEALKALRAEVDVLTLTATPIPRTLGMALEGLRDFSIIATAPQKRLAIKTFVRSEGEAIIREACLRELKRGGQIYFLHNEVETIQNRLAMLTELLPEARIAVAHGQMHERDLEKVMRDFVAQRFNILLCTTIIETGIDVPTANTIIMHRADKFGLAQLHQLRGRVGRSHHQAYAYLLVHDVQGLTKLAQRRLDAIQQMEELGSGFYLAMHDLEIRGAGEVLGESQSGEMTEIGFQLYSDMLNEAVRSLKAGKEPDLAAPLASTTEINLHVPALLPADFCGDVHERLSIYKRLANCATQDKIDDIQEELIDRFGKLPDAVKALVETHRLRIAAKTVGIVKIDVHGEAATLQFMAKPPIDPMRIIDLIQKNRHIKLHGQDKLKITAAMPDLAARVTQIKTTIKQLTV; from the coding sequence ATGTCCTTAGACTTAACAAAAGCCCTCCCCAAGCCCGGCAACCGCTATGCGCTGCCCGCCCTGTATGGTTCATCCGACGCCTATGCCCTGGCGCTGGCCGCCCTGGAATTGAAAGCGCGGGGCCAGATGCTGGCCGTGGTGGTGGCGCAGGCCAGCGACGGCCAGCGCCTGCTCGATGAAATCCCTTGGTTTGGCGGCAAGGAACTGCGCTGCCATTTGCTGCCGGACTGGGAAACGCTGCCCTACGACGCCTTTTCGCCGCACCAGGACCTGGTCTCCGAGCGCCTGGCCACCCTGCACGAAATCCAGACGCGCCAGTGCGACGTGCTGATCGTGCCGGCCACCACGGCGCTGGTGCGCCTGGCGCCGCCGTCGTTCCTGGCGGCCTATACCTTCTTCTTCAAGAAGGGCGAAAAGCTCGACGAGGCGCGGCTGAAGTCGCAGCTGACGCTGGCCGGCTACAGCCATGTGTCGCAAGTGATGTCGCCCGGCGAATACTCGGTGCGCGGCGGCCTGCTCGACCTGTTCCCCATGGGCTCGGCCCTGCCCTACCGCCTGGACCTGTTCGGCGACACCATCGAAACCATCCGCACGTTTGACGCCGACACCCAGCGCTCGCTGTATCCCGTGCATGAAGTGCGGCTGCTGCCGGGCCGCGAATTCCCCATGGACGAAGCGGCCCGCACCACCTTCCGCAACCGCTGGCGCGAACAGTTCGAGGGCGACCCTTCGCGCTCGGTCGTCTACAAGGACATCAGCAGCGGCATCGCCTCGGCCGGCATCGAATATTATCTGCCCCTGTTCTTCGAGCAGACGGCCACCCTGTTCGACTACCTGCCGCCCGACGCCTCGCTGGCCCTGGTGGGCGAGATCGACGCTGCCATCGGGCGCTTCTGGACCGATACCCAGTCGCGCTACCGTTTTTTGAAAGCGGACCGCGAGCGGCCTATCCTGCCGCCCGAATCGCTGTTCCTGTCCGACGAGCAGTTCTTCGGCCTGGCCAAGCCGTATGCACGGCTGGCGATTGCGAAGTCTAACGATGCGCTGGCGTCCGAACTGTCGGCGCCCGTGCCGAACATCGCCGTCAACCGCCGCGCCGACGACCCGCTGGCCAACCTGCGCAGCTATCTGCTGCAATCGGGCCGCCGCGTGATGATTTGCGCCGAATCGAACGGCCGCCGCGAAACCTTGCAGCAGTACTTCACCGAGTACGATCTGCAGCTGGCGCCGGTGGAGGGCAGCGACGGTTTTCTGCAATCAAGCGCCAAGCTGATGCTGGGCGTGGCGCCGCTGCACGCCGGCTTCGAGCTGTTCACGCCCGATGGCAACCTGGCCTTCATCACGGAAACGGAGCTGTACGCCGGTTCCGGCCGCCGGGTCGGCAGCAAGAAGCAGGAAGGCGTGACGCAGGTCGAGTCGATGGTGCGCGACCTGTCGGAGCTCAAAATCGGCGACCCCGTCGTGCACATCAACCACGGCATCGGGCGCTACATGGGTCTGACCAGCATGGACCTGGGTGTAGGCGAAACGGAGTTCCTGCACCTCGAATACGCGAAAGACACGAAACTGTACGTGCCCGTGTCGCAGCTGCACGTGATCTCGCGCTATTCGGGCGCTTCGCCGGAAGACGCGCCGCTGCATTCGCTCGGCTCGGGCCAGTGGGAAAAGGCGAAGAAACGCGCGGCCGAACAGGTGCGCGACACGGCCGCCGAGCTGCTCAACCTGTATGCGCGCCGCGCGCTGCGCCAGGGCCATTCGTTCGAATTCTCGTCGCACGACTACCAGCGCTTCGCCGACAGCTTCGGCTTCGACGAAACGCCGGACCAGGCCGAGGCCATCCACAACGTCATCAAGGACATGACTTCCGGTAAACCGATGGACCGCCTCGTGTGCGGCGACGTCGGCTTCGGCAAGACGGAAGTGGCGCTGCGCGCAGCCTTCATCGCCGTGATGGGCGGCAAGCAGGTGGCGATACTGGCGCCCACCACCCTGCTGGCCGAGCAGCATGCGCAGACCTTCGCCGACCGCTTCGCCGACTGGCCCGTGCGCATCGCGGAATTGTCGCGCTTCCGCAGCGGCAAGGAGATCACGCAGGCATTCAAGGGCATGGCCGACGGCACCATCGACATCGTCATCGGCACGCATAAGCTGCTGTCCGACGACGTCAAGTTTACCCGCCTGGGCCTGGTCATCATCGACGAGGAACACAGGTTCGGCGTGCGCCAGAAGGAAGCCTTGAAAGCCTTGCGCGCGGAAGTGGACGTGCTGACCCTGACGGCCACGCCGATCCCGCGTACCCTGGGCATGGCGCTGGAAGGCTTGCGCGATTTTTCCATCATCGCCACGGCGCCGCAAAAGCGCCTGGCCATCAAGACGTTCGTGCGCAGCGAAGGCGAAGCGATCATCCGCGAAGCGTGCTTGCGCGAACTCAAACGCGGTGGCCAGATCTACTTCCTGCACAACGAGGTGGAAACCATCCAGAACCGCCTGGCCATGCTGACGGAACTGCTGCCCGAGGCGCGCATCGCCGTGGCGCACGGCCAGATGCATGAGCGCGACCTGGAAAAGGTCATGCGCGACTTCGTCGCCCAGCGCTTCAACATCCTGCTGTGCACGACGATCATTGAAACGGGTATCGACGTGCCGACGGCGAACACCATCATCATGCACCGCGCCGACAAGTTCGGCCTGGCGCAGCTGCACCAGTTGCGCGGCCGCGTGGGCCGTTCGCATCACCAGGCTTACGCCTATCTGCTGGTGCACGACGTGCAGGGCCTGACCAAACTGGCGCAACGCCGCCTGGACGCCATCCAGCAGATGGAAGAACTGGGCAGCGGCTTTTACCTGGCCATGCACGACCTGGAAATCCGCGGCGCCGGCGAGGTGCTGGGCGAGAGCCAGTCGGGCGAGATGACGGAAATCGGTTTCCAGCTGTATTCGGACATGCTCAACGAAGCGGTGCGCTCGCTGAAGGCCGGCAAGGAGCCGGACCTGGCCGCGCCGCTGGCCTCGACAACGGAAATCAACCTGCACGTGCCGGCCCTGCTGCCGGCGGATTTCTGCGGCGATGTGCACGAGCGCCTGTCGATCTACAAGCGCCTGGCCAACTGCGCCACGCAGGACAAGATCGACGATATCCAGGAAGAGCTGATCGACCGCTTCGGCAAGCTGCCCGACGCCGTCAAGGCCCTGGTCGAAACGCACCGCTTGCGCATCGCCGCGAAAACCGTGGGCATCGTCAAGATCGACGTGCATGGCGAGGCGGCCACCCTGCAATTCATGGCCAAGCCCCCCATCGACCCGATGCGCATCATCGACCTGATCCAGAAGAACCGCCATATCAAGCTGCATGGCCAGGACAAGCTGAAAATCACGGCCGCCATGCCCGACCTGGCCGCGCGCGTGACGCAAATCAAGACCACCATCAAGCAATTGACGGTGTAG
- the serB gene encoding phosphoserine phosphatase SerB, giving the protein MNLILQGLDGASARLERIAALAAPTSITRLGPNAVRCEQIAYSPALRPTIEVAAQAAQLDATYMMGQRELREFKLVAMDMDSTLITIECIDEIADMQGLKPQVAAITEAAMRGELDFAASLKQRVALLEGLDASALQRVYDERLKLSPGAETMLAAVQKAGLKTLLVSGGFTFFTERLKERLGLDYTHANELEIVDGKLTGKVLGGIVDAEEKQRTVERVCKEMGISPSETIVMGDGANDLKMMGIAGLSVAFRAKPVVRSQADVALNFVGLDGLLNVLS; this is encoded by the coding sequence ATGAACCTGATCCTGCAGGGCCTGGACGGCGCCAGCGCCCGCCTCGAACGCATCGCCGCGCTGGCCGCGCCTACCTCCATCACGCGCCTGGGGCCAAACGCCGTGCGCTGCGAGCAGATCGCCTACTCGCCCGCGCTGCGCCCCACCATCGAAGTGGCGGCCCAGGCGGCGCAGCTGGACGCCACCTACATGATGGGCCAGCGCGAACTGCGTGAATTCAAGCTCGTGGCGATGGACATGGATTCGACCCTGATCACCATCGAGTGCATCGATGAAATCGCCGACATGCAGGGCTTGAAACCGCAAGTGGCGGCCATCACGGAAGCGGCCATGCGCGGCGAACTCGATTTCGCGGCCAGCCTGAAACAGCGCGTGGCTTTGCTCGAAGGCCTGGACGCATCGGCCCTGCAGCGCGTCTACGACGAACGCTTGAAACTGTCGCCGGGCGCGGAAACCATGCTGGCGGCCGTGCAAAAGGCCGGCCTGAAAACGCTGCTGGTGTCGGGCGGCTTTACGTTCTTTACGGAACGCCTGAAGGAACGCCTGGGCCTCGATTACACGCACGCCAATGAACTGGAAATCGTCGACGGCAAGCTCACGGGCAAGGTGTTAGGGGGCATCGTCGACGCCGAGGAAAAGCAGCGCACGGTGGAGCGCGTGTGCAAGGAGATGGGCATTTCGCCGTCTGAAACCATCGTCATGGGCGACGGCGCCAACGATTTGAAGATGATGGGCATCGCCGGTCTGTCCGTGGCCTTCCGCGCCAAGCCCGTGGTGCGCTCGCAAGCCGACGTGGCGCTGAACTTCGTGGGACTCGATGGCTTGCTGAACGTCTTGAGCTGA
- a CDS encoding nucleotidyltransferase domain-containing protein, whose amino-acid sequence MPPPLPEEIQRHLDVFVAAAQSAFGDDLAAAVLFGSAADGQVRATSDVNLLLLLKRFTPQAADALRGPLRLAHAAIDLQVMFLLDSELTQAADAFAVKFADIIARHRVLHGVDPFASLHTSRDAVLRRLRQVLLNQQVRMRERYMLLSLNEEQLAGAIADAAGPLRAAAASLAQLEGKPALPGKQALEAFVDQLGEPALHSALQAMSTARETARLAPGQALPAFTSLMSITERLREHAEQMR is encoded by the coding sequence ATGCCGCCACCACTGCCAGAAGAGATACAACGCCACCTGGATGTGTTTGTCGCCGCCGCGCAAAGCGCCTTTGGTGACGACCTGGCCGCCGCCGTGCTGTTTGGCTCGGCCGCCGATGGCCAGGTGCGCGCCACTTCCGACGTCAACCTGCTGTTGCTGCTCAAGCGCTTTACGCCGCAGGCAGCCGATGCGCTGCGCGGGCCATTGCGCCTGGCGCATGCCGCCATCGATCTGCAGGTGATGTTCCTGCTCGACAGCGAACTGACGCAGGCCGCCGACGCCTTCGCCGTCAAGTTCGCCGACATCATCGCGCGCCACAGGGTGCTGCATGGCGTCGACCCTTTCGCTAGCCTGCACACGAGCCGCGACGCCGTGCTGCGCCGGCTGCGGCAAGTGCTGCTGAACCAGCAGGTGCGCATGCGCGAACGGTATATGCTTCTCAGCCTGAATGAGGAACAGCTGGCCGGCGCCATCGCCGACGCGGCCGGCCCCCTGCGCGCGGCCGCAGCCTCGCTGGCGCAGCTCGAGGGCAAGCCTGCACTGCCAGGCAAGCAGGCGCTCGAAGCGTTTGTCGACCAGCTGGGCGAGCCGGCCCTGCACTCCGCCCTGCAAGCCATGTCAACGGCGCGCGAAACGGCGCGCCTGGCGCCGGGGCAAGCCCTGCCCGCCTTCACAAGCCTGATGAGCATTACCGAGCGCCTGCGCGAACACGCGGAGCAGATGCGGTGA
- a CDS encoding TIGR04222 domain-containing membrane protein, which translates to MNGVNPFDWSGPWFLLAYLIFGVLVYFLARELLIRQELRNPHAQLSLADDPYRIAFLRAGPLEAAKIAAIVLVDRGLLRADGPLLETASADSLRFARHDIERDVLRLYLGRQGHSKELAAQAEMLPSCRAYHETLTQQELLVGPPLLRRRERITWAAHWLLLTVAAVKAVIAISRQHYNLLFLAVLLVIFLLMLRGLRTQATSWSAQRLLTDLRMLFGRLNMRSSRLHAGSSSADMALLAAIFGLGALPLSVSVYAYVAELYPVPRQNTGGDSSSDGTGDASSGGGDGGGGDGGGSGCGGCGGGGGCGS; encoded by the coding sequence GTGAACGGCGTCAATCCGTTCGACTGGAGCGGGCCGTGGTTCCTGCTGGCCTACCTGATCTTCGGCGTGCTCGTGTACTTCCTCGCGCGCGAGCTGCTGATCCGCCAGGAATTGCGCAATCCGCACGCCCAGCTGTCGCTGGCCGATGATCCCTACCGCATCGCCTTCCTGCGCGCCGGCCCCCTCGAAGCCGCGAAGATCGCCGCCATCGTGCTGGTCGACCGCGGCTTGCTGCGCGCCGATGGCCCGCTGCTGGAGACGGCCAGCGCCGACAGCCTGCGCTTTGCCCGCCATGACATCGAACGCGACGTGCTGCGGCTGTACCTGGGCCGCCAGGGCCACAGCAAGGAACTGGCCGCGCAGGCCGAGATGCTGCCGTCGTGCCGCGCCTACCACGAGACCTTGACGCAGCAGGAATTGCTGGTCGGCCCGCCGCTGCTGCGCCGGCGCGAACGCATCACCTGGGCCGCGCACTGGCTGCTGCTGACGGTGGCTGCCGTCAAGGCCGTCATCGCCATCAGCCGCCAGCACTACAACCTGCTGTTCCTGGCGGTCCTGCTGGTGATTTTTCTCCTGATGCTGCGCGGCTTGCGCACCCAGGCGACCAGCTGGAGCGCGCAGCGGCTGCTGACCGACCTGCGCATGCTGTTTGGCCGCCTGAACATGCGCTCGTCGCGCCTGCACGCAGGCAGCAGCAGCGCCGACATGGCCCTGCTGGCCGCCATCTTCGGCCTCGGCGCCCTGCCCCTGTCCGTGTCCGTGTACGCCTATGTCGCCGAGCTGTACCCTGTGCCCCGGCAAAACACGGGCGGCGACTCCTCGTCCGACGGCACGGGCGACGCGTCATCGGGTGGCGGCGATGGCGGCGGCGGCGATGGCGGCGGCAGCGGCTGCGGCGGTTGCGGCGGTGGCGGCGGCTGTGGCAGCTAG
- a CDS encoding DUF692 domain-containing protein, producing the protein MAASQGAARDRVGLGWRGELAAGIVSNLAQIDVLEVIADDYYRAPRAGIAALCSLARQVPVSLHGAGMGLASTIPADPRRLHAMARLMRQVQAESWSEHLSFVRAGGVEIGHLAAPPRTPRSAAGAIANIALATRIVGSAPLMENIATLVQPPASTMDEAEWVAQIIHGAHVPLLLDLHNLYANAVNFGDAPEQLLLRLPLDKVGAVHLSGGHWIAAPGGGQRLLDDHLHDVPPEVFDLLTVLARHAPQSLTVIVERDGNYPSFEHVLGQLELARAALRAGRSA; encoded by the coding sequence GTGGCAGCTAGCCAGGGGGCCGCACGCGACCGCGTCGGCCTGGGCTGGCGCGGCGAACTGGCTGCCGGCATCGTGTCCAACCTGGCACAGATCGACGTGCTGGAAGTGATCGCCGACGATTATTACCGCGCCCCGCGCGCTGGCATCGCGGCCCTGTGCAGCCTGGCGCGCCAGGTACCGGTGAGCCTGCACGGCGCGGGCATGGGTCTGGCCTCGACGATTCCCGCCGATCCGCGCCGCCTGCATGCGATGGCGCGCCTGATGCGGCAGGTGCAAGCGGAGTCGTGGTCAGAGCACCTGAGTTTCGTGCGCGCCGGCGGCGTTGAGATCGGCCACCTGGCCGCGCCGCCGCGCACGCCACGCAGCGCCGCCGGGGCGATCGCCAATATCGCACTGGCCACGCGCATCGTCGGCAGCGCGCCGCTGATGGAAAACATCGCTACCCTCGTCCAGCCGCCTGCCAGCACCATGGACGAAGCCGAGTGGGTGGCGCAGATTATCCACGGCGCGCACGTGCCGCTGCTGCTCGACCTGCACAACCTGTATGCGAATGCCGTCAATTTTGGGGACGCGCCGGAACAACTGCTGCTGCGCCTGCCGCTGGACAAGGTCGGCGCCGTGCACCTGAGCGGCGGCCACTGGATAGCGGCGCCGGGCGGCGGCCAGCGCTTGCTGGACGACCATCTGCACGACGTGCCGCCCGAAGTCTTCGATTTATTGACCGTGCTGGCGCGCCACGCGCCCCAGTCCCTGACGGTGATCGTCGAACGCGACGGCAATTACCCGTCGTTCGAGCATGTGCTGGGCCAGCTGGAGCTGGCGCGGGCGGCCTTGCGCGCGGGGCGGAGCGCATGA